The Streptomyces sp. Alt3 genome has a segment encoding these proteins:
- the rpsD gene encoding 30S ribosomal protein S4, with protein sequence MPNQSRPKVKKSRALGIALTPKAVKYFEARPYPPGEHGRGRKQNSDYKVRLLEKQRLRAQYDISERQMARAYDRARKAEGKTGEALVVELERRLDALVLRSGIARTIYQARQMVVHGHIEVNGGKVDKPSFRVRPDDVVQVRERSRSKVPFQVAREGGYDTDGETPRYLQVNLKALAFRLDRDPNRKEIPVICDEQLVVEYYAR encoded by the coding sequence GTGCCTAACCAGTCGCGTCCCAAGGTCAAGAAGTCGCGTGCCCTCGGCATCGCCCTGACGCCGAAGGCTGTCAAGTACTTCGAAGCCCGCCCCTACCCGCCGGGCGAGCACGGCCGTGGCCGCAAGCAGAACTCGGACTACAAGGTCCGTCTGCTCGAGAAGCAGCGTCTGCGTGCGCAGTACGACATCAGCGAGCGCCAGATGGCGCGCGCCTACGACCGCGCCCGTAAGGCCGAGGGCAAGACGGGCGAGGCGCTGGTCGTCGAGCTCGAGCGCCGCCTCGACGCCCTGGTCCTGCGTTCGGGCATCGCCCGCACCATCTACCAGGCCCGTCAGATGGTCGTCCACGGCCACATCGAGGTCAACGGTGGCAAGGTCGACAAGCCGTCCTTCCGCGTGCGCCCCGACGACGTCGTGCAGGTCCGCGAGCGCAGCCGCTCCAAGGTCCCCTTCCAGGTGGCCCGTGAGGGTGGTTACGACACCGACGGTGAGACCCCGCGCTACCTCCAGGTGAACCTGAAGGCCCTGGCCTTCCGCCTGGACCGTGACCCGAACCGCAAGGAAATTCCGGTCATCTGCGACGAGCAGCTCGTCGTCGAGTACTACGCCCGCTGA
- the hisS gene encoding histidine--tRNA ligase, whose translation MSTFQAPKGTYDLTPPRSAKFLAVREAISSPLKNSGYGYIETPGFEDVALFARGVGESTDIVSKEMYAFETKGGDKLALRPEGTASVLRAALEANLHKAGNLPVKLWYSGSYYRYERPQAGRYRHFSQVGAEAIGTEDPALDAELIILADQAYRSLGLTQFRILLNSLGDKECRPVYREALQTFLRDLDLDEETRRRIEINPLRVLDDKRTDVQKQLTGAPMLRDFLCDACKAYHEEVRDLLTAAGVAFEDDEKLVRGLDYYTRTTFEFVHDGLGSQSAVGGGGRYDGLSEMIGGPALPSVGWALGVDRTVLALEAEGVELDIPASTSVYAVPLGEEARRVLFGLVTELRKAGVATDFAFGGRGLKGAMKSANRSGARYTVVAGERDLAEGNVQLKDMESGEQEAVAVGDLVTVIQAKLA comes from the coding sequence GTGAGCACCTTCCAGGCCCCCAAGGGCACGTACGACCTGACGCCGCCCCGCTCCGCGAAGTTCCTCGCGGTGCGCGAGGCGATCTCCTCGCCCCTGAAGAACTCCGGCTACGGGTACATCGAGACCCCCGGCTTCGAGGACGTCGCCCTGTTCGCCCGGGGCGTCGGCGAGTCCACCGACATCGTGTCCAAGGAGATGTACGCCTTCGAGACCAAGGGCGGTGACAAGCTCGCGCTGCGCCCCGAAGGCACCGCGTCCGTGCTGCGCGCCGCGCTGGAGGCCAACCTCCACAAGGCCGGCAACCTCCCCGTCAAGCTCTGGTACTCGGGTTCGTACTACCGCTACGAGCGCCCGCAGGCGGGCCGCTACCGCCACTTCTCGCAGGTGGGCGCCGAGGCCATCGGCACGGAGGACCCCGCACTCGACGCCGAGCTGATCATCCTCGCGGACCAGGCGTACCGCTCGCTCGGCCTCACACAGTTCCGCATCCTGCTGAACTCCCTGGGCGACAAGGAGTGCCGGCCCGTCTACCGCGAGGCGCTCCAGACGTTCCTGCGGGACCTCGACCTCGACGAGGAGACCCGCCGGCGCATCGAGATCAACCCGCTGCGGGTCCTCGACGACAAGCGGACCGACGTCCAGAAGCAGCTGACCGGCGCCCCGATGCTGCGCGACTTCCTCTGCGACGCCTGCAAGGCGTACCACGAGGAGGTCCGCGACCTGCTGACGGCGGCGGGGGTCGCGTTCGAGGACGACGAGAAGCTGGTCCGCGGCCTCGACTACTACACCCGTACGACCTTCGAGTTCGTCCACGACGGTCTGGGCTCCCAGTCCGCGGTGGGCGGCGGCGGGCGCTACGACGGTCTGTCCGAGATGATCGGCGGCCCCGCGCTGCCGTCCGTCGGCTGGGCCCTCGGCGTGGACCGCACGGTGCTCGCGCTGGAGGCGGAGGGCGTCGAGCTCGACATCCCCGCCTCGACCAGCGTCTACGCGGTGCCGCTCGGTGAGGAGGCACGGCGCGTGCTCTTCGGCCTCGTCACCGAACTGCGCAAGGCCGGCGTCGCGACGGACTTCGCGTTCGGCGGCCGCGGCCTCAAGGGCGCCATGAAGAGTGCGAACCGCTCCGGCGCCCGCTACACGGTCGTGGCCGGGGAGCGGGACCTCGCCGAGGGCAACGTCCAGCTCAAGGACATGGAGTCCGGCGAGCAGGAAGCGGTGGCGGTCGGCGACCTGGTGACCGTCATCCAGGCGAAGCTCGCCTGA
- a CDS encoding peptidylprolyl isomerase, with product MVSSDQRRRQLAREKFERQQQRREEARRRTRRLTVIIASSVAVVAVIGVGAYLSLDGDDTKNSADAAASASPSASPSESESKAPEPAMEIDKKAQYTMSLRTSQGDIGIAMDAAKTPHTTNSFKALADKGYFDDTKCHRLTTEGIFVLQCGDPKGDGTGGPGYTIPDENLTALGKAGDTGSVTYPAGTVAMANTGQPGTGGSQFFLVYKDTELPPSYTPFGTMDDAGLKAVKKVAEAGVAEGAGDGAPKKAVTVEKVTVDKA from the coding sequence GTGGTCAGCAGCGATCAGCGGCGACGGCAGCTCGCCCGGGAGAAGTTCGAGCGGCAGCAGCAGCGCCGGGAGGAAGCGCGCCGGAGGACCAGGCGTCTCACGGTGATCATCGCTTCGTCGGTGGCCGTGGTCGCGGTCATCGGCGTGGGCGCGTACCTCTCGCTCGACGGGGACGACACGAAGAACTCCGCGGACGCCGCCGCGAGCGCGAGCCCGTCGGCGTCGCCCTCGGAGAGCGAGAGCAAGGCTCCCGAACCCGCGATGGAGATCGACAAGAAGGCCCAGTACACGATGTCGCTCAGGACGAGCCAGGGCGACATCGGCATCGCGATGGACGCGGCGAAGACCCCGCACACCACGAACTCGTTCAAGGCGCTGGCGGACAAGGGGTACTTCGACGACACGAAGTGTCACCGCCTGACCACCGAGGGCATCTTCGTCCTCCAGTGCGGCGACCCCAAGGGCGACGGCACGGGCGGCCCCGGCTACACGATCCCGGACGAGAACCTGACAGCGCTGGGCAAGGCGGGCGACACCGGTTCCGTGACGTACCCCGCGGGCACCGTCGCGATGGCGAACACCGGCCAGCCGGGAACGGGCGGCAGCCAGTTCTTCCTGGTCTACAAGGACACCGAACTGCCGCCCAGCTACACGCCGTTCGGCACCATGGACGATGCGGGCCTGAAGGCGGTCAAGAAGGTCGCCGAGGCGGGCGTCGCCGAGGGAGCGGGTGACGGTGCCCCGAAGAAGGCCGTCACGGTCGAGAAGGTGACGGTCGACAAGGCCTGA
- a CDS encoding DUF349 domain-containing protein: MSSDPWGRVDETGTVYVRTAEGEQVVGSWQAGSPEEALAYFERKYEGLVVEIGLLERRVKTTDLSAKDATAAIDHLRQQVDEHHAVGDLVALGKRLDALVATVDSRREERKVQKAKQTDEARQAKESLVVEAEELAQSEQWRSAGERLRALVDTWKGLPRLDRKSDDELWHRFSHARSAFSKRRKAHFAALDAQREDARKVKERLVAEAESLSGSTDWGATAARYRDLMTEWKAAGRAQREAEDELWNRFRGAQDVFFGARSGVFAERDAEQGENLKLKEELAAEAEKLVPVKDLKAARAAFRSINERWEAIGHVPRDARPKVEGRVQAVERALQESEESEWRRTNPEARARAAGLTGQLQAAVDKLRTQIDTARASGNNARADKLSRELEGRQALLDQALKGLEEFGG; encoded by the coding sequence GTGAGCAGCGACCCGTGGGGCCGTGTCGACGAGACGGGCACCGTGTACGTGCGTACGGCCGAGGGCGAGCAGGTCGTCGGATCGTGGCAGGCCGGTTCCCCCGAGGAGGCACTGGCCTATTTCGAGCGCAAGTACGAGGGCCTGGTGGTCGAGATCGGCCTCCTCGAGCGGCGGGTGAAGACCACCGACCTGTCGGCGAAGGACGCCACGGCGGCGATCGATCACCTGCGTCAGCAGGTGGACGAGCATCACGCCGTCGGTGACCTCGTGGCGCTCGGCAAGCGGCTGGACGCGCTCGTCGCGACGGTCGACTCGCGGCGCGAGGAGCGCAAGGTCCAGAAGGCGAAGCAGACCGACGAGGCCCGTCAGGCCAAGGAGTCGCTCGTCGTCGAGGCCGAGGAACTGGCGCAGAGCGAGCAGTGGCGGTCGGCGGGTGAGCGTCTGCGGGCGCTCGTCGACACGTGGAAGGGGTTGCCTCGTCTGGACCGCAAGTCCGACGACGAGCTGTGGCACCGCTTCTCGCATGCCCGTTCCGCCTTCTCCAAGCGCCGTAAGGCCCATTTCGCCGCGCTGGACGCCCAGCGCGAGGACGCCCGGAAGGTCAAGGAGAGGCTGGTCGCCGAGGCCGAGTCGCTCTCCGGCTCGACCGACTGGGGTGCGACGGCCGCGCGTTACCGCGACCTGATGACGGAGTGGAAGGCTGCGGGCCGCGCCCAGCGCGAGGCCGAGGACGAGCTGTGGAACCGCTTCCGCGGTGCCCAGGACGTCTTCTTCGGTGCCCGCAGCGGTGTCTTCGCCGAGCGGGACGCGGAGCAGGGCGAGAACCTCAAGCTCAAGGAGGAACTCGCCGCCGAGGCCGAGAAGCTGGTGCCGGTGAAGGACCTGAAGGCGGCCAGGGCCGCGTTCCGTTCCATCAACGAGCGCTGGGAGGCCATCGGCCACGTCCCGCGTGACGCCCGCCCGAAGGTCGAGGGCCGGGTGCAGGCTGTGGAGCGGGCTCTGCAGGAGTCCGAGGAGTCCGAGTGGCGCCGGACGAACCCGGAGGCGCGGGCACGCGCCGCGGGTCTCACGGGTCAGCTCCAGGCGGCCGTCGACAAGCTGCGCACGCAGATCGACACGGCGCGCGCCTCGGGCAACAACGCCCGGGCCGACAAGCTCTCCCGGGAGCTCGAGGGCCGGCAGGCCCTGCTGGACCAGGCGCTGAAGGGCCTGGAGGAGTTCGGCGGCTGA
- a CDS encoding DUF2470 domain-containing protein has protein sequence MPSAAERTRTLVQSTCSAVLLVPGLSVIHPDQLMPDSRSIGPEGDLFLGFPADSPVVRAATHAQGDELTAVLEITDVAPVSVPHRIRGRARVAGWLTAVPGLAQPGRMMLRLETGEASVDDLWGFEEVEPEHFRDAVADPLVDHEAELLQHLHAAHSEQMATLSALLGDRGECGCAEHRLDAVPVAVDRFGLRVRFVEDGDACFDARFEFPDPVRDISELRRAMHVLFEAAAC, from the coding sequence ATGCCGTCAGCAGCCGAGCGCACACGAACTCTCGTACAGAGTACCTGCTCCGCGGTGCTGCTCGTACCGGGGCTGTCGGTCATCCATCCGGACCAGCTGATGCCCGACAGCAGGAGCATCGGCCCCGAGGGGGATCTGTTCCTGGGGTTCCCCGCCGATTCCCCGGTCGTACGGGCCGCGACGCACGCCCAGGGCGACGAGCTCACCGCTGTGCTGGAGATCACCGACGTCGCTCCGGTCTCCGTCCCCCACCGCATCCGCGGACGCGCCAGGGTCGCCGGCTGGCTCACCGCCGTGCCGGGGCTCGCGCAGCCCGGCCGGATGATGCTCCGGCTGGAGACCGGGGAGGCGTCGGTCGACGATCTGTGGGGCTTCGAGGAGGTGGAGCCGGAGCACTTCCGGGACGCCGTCGCCGACCCGCTGGTCGATCACGAGGCCGAACTGCTCCAGCATCTGCACGCCGCCCACAGCGAGCAGATGGCCACCTTGTCCGCGTTGCTGGGCGACCGGGGCGAGTGCGGCTGCGCCGAGCACCGGCTCGACGCCGTCCCGGTCGCGGTCGACCGGTTCGGTCTCCGGGTCCGGTTCGTCGAGGACGGAGACGCCTGCTTCGACGCCCGGTTCGAATTTCCCGATCCCGTACGGGACATCAGCGAGCTGCGCCGGGCGATGCACGTCCTCTTCGAGGCGGCGGCCTGCTGA
- a CDS encoding MBL fold metallo-hydrolase encodes MLIAGFPAGAWGTNCYLVAPAAGEECVIIDPGHQAAQGVEETLKKHRLKPVAVVLTHGHIDHVASVVPVCGAHDVPAWIHPEDRYMMSDPEKALGRSIGMPLMGELTVGEPDDVKELSDGAALKLAGMEFGVAHAPGHTKGSVTFRMPEVADVPQILFSGDLLFAGSVGRTDLPGGDHAELIESLARVCLPLDDSTVVLSGHGPQTTIGRERASNPYMHGLDAPRRGM; translated from the coding sequence GTGCTCATTGCCGGGTTCCCCGCCGGGGCCTGGGGGACCAACTGCTACCTGGTCGCCCCCGCCGCAGGCGAGGAGTGCGTGATCATCGACCCGGGCCACCAGGCCGCCCAGGGCGTCGAGGAAACGCTGAAGAAGCATCGGCTCAAGCCCGTCGCCGTCGTCCTCACCCACGGCCACATCGACCACGTCGCCTCGGTGGTTCCCGTGTGCGGGGCCCACGACGTCCCCGCCTGGATCCACCCCGAGGACCGCTACATGATGAGCGACCCCGAGAAGGCGCTGGGACGCTCCATCGGGATGCCGCTGATGGGCGAGCTGACCGTCGGCGAGCCGGACGACGTGAAAGAACTGTCCGACGGCGCGGCACTCAAGCTCGCGGGCATGGAGTTCGGCGTCGCGCACGCACCCGGCCATACCAAGGGGTCGGTGACGTTCCGGATGCCCGAGGTCGCGGACGTACCGCAGATCCTCTTCTCGGGCGACCTGCTCTTCGCCGGCTCCGTCGGACGCACCGACCTGCCGGGCGGCGACCACGCCGAGCTGATCGAGTCCCTGGCCCGCGTGTGCCTGCCGCTCGACGACTCGACCGTGGTGCTGTCCGGCCACGGCCCCCAGACGACCATCGGCCGCGAGCGCGCCTCCAATCCGTACATGCACGGACTGGACGCGCCCCGCCGAGGAATGTGA
- a CDS encoding ALF repeat-containing protein — MRPTRAVLTVAATALAPALLLAGPAFATGTVSSPAPVAVSPAVVVLETPVDEMSDDDVRVALSRILADPDSGRRVIREVNALLDSGTPEEMRAWLGTGYRLAQAEDDTVALSRILADPDSGRRVVKEINALLDDGTPEEIRTWLETGYRLAQAEDDRVAIVSILNRPGISDALRAAVQEAIDGTPEEMRYFLEYGQYEVDA, encoded by the coding sequence ATGAGACCCACCCGTGCCGTTCTGACCGTCGCAGCCACCGCCCTGGCCCCGGCTCTCCTTCTGGCCGGCCCGGCCTTCGCCACCGGCACCGTCTCCTCACCCGCCCCTGTGGCCGTGTCACCGGCGGTCGTGGTCCTGGAGACCCCGGTGGACGAGATGTCCGACGACGACGTACGCGTCGCCCTCTCACGCATACTGGCCGACCCGGACTCCGGGAGGAGGGTCATCCGCGAGGTCAACGCGCTCCTCGACTCCGGTACACCGGAGGAGATGCGCGCGTGGCTCGGAACCGGCTACCGCCTGGCCCAGGCCGAGGACGACACCGTCGCCCTCTCCCGCATACTCGCCGACCCCGACTCCGGCAGACGAGTCGTCAAGGAGATCAACGCACTCCTCGACGACGGCACCCCCGAGGAGATACGCACCTGGCTCGAAACCGGCTACCGCCTGGCCCAGGCCGAGGACGACCGCGTCGCCATCGTCAGCATCCTGAACCGCCCCGGCATAAGTGACGCGCTGCGCGCCGCGGTCCAGGAGGCCATCGACGGCACGCCCGAGGAGATGCGCTACTTCCTGGAGTACGGCCAGTACGAGGTCGACGCGTAG
- a CDS encoding replication-associated recombination protein A, with protein sequence MEPDLFTAAAEDRQEKDPSSSPLAVRMRPRTLDEVVGQQHLLKPGSPLRRLVGEGGGGPAGPSSVILWGPPGTGKTTLAYVVSKATNKRFVELSAITAGVKEVRAVIEGARRATGGFGKETVLFLDEIHRFSKAQQDSLLPAVENRWVTLIAATTENPYFSIISPLLSRSLLLTLEPLGDDDLRALLHRAVTDERGLGGAVALPGDAEAHLLRIAGGDARRVLTALEAAAGAALSKHEDEITLETLEETVDRAAVKYDRDGDQHYDVASALIKSIRGSDVDAALHYLARMIEAGEDPRFIARRLMISASEDIGLADPTALPTAVAAAQAVAMIGFPEAALTLSHATIALALAPKSNAATLAISAAQDDVRRGLAGPVPAHLRDGHYKGAAKLGHAQGYVYPHDVPGGIAAQEYAPDAVRGRRYYEPTRYGAEARYADVAERVRERLGRGEQSGPESS encoded by the coding sequence GTGGAGCCCGACCTCTTTACCGCAGCAGCAGAAGACCGCCAGGAGAAGGACCCGTCCAGCAGCCCCCTCGCTGTCCGGATGCGCCCTCGCACACTGGACGAGGTCGTCGGCCAGCAGCATCTGCTCAAGCCGGGCTCGCCGCTGCGTCGGCTCGTCGGCGAGGGCGGCGGAGGCCCCGCCGGACCGTCGTCGGTGATCCTCTGGGGCCCGCCCGGCACCGGGAAGACGACCCTCGCGTACGTGGTCAGCAAGGCCACCAACAAGCGCTTCGTCGAGCTCTCCGCGATCACCGCCGGCGTCAAGGAGGTCCGGGCGGTCATCGAGGGCGCGCGGCGCGCCACCGGCGGCTTCGGCAAGGAGACCGTCCTCTTCCTCGACGAGATCCACCGCTTCTCCAAGGCCCAGCAGGACTCGCTGCTCCCCGCCGTGGAGAACCGCTGGGTCACGCTCATCGCGGCCACCACGGAGAATCCGTACTTCTCGATCATCTCCCCGCTGCTGTCGCGCTCCCTGCTCCTCACCCTGGAGCCCCTCGGCGACGACGACCTGCGCGCCCTGCTGCACCGGGCCGTCACCGACGAGCGAGGACTGGGCGGAGCGGTCGCACTCCCCGGGGACGCCGAGGCACACCTGCTGCGGATCGCCGGGGGAGACGCCCGGCGGGTGCTGACCGCGCTGGAGGCCGCCGCGGGAGCGGCACTCTCCAAGCACGAGGACGAGATCACGCTGGAGACGCTCGAGGAGACCGTCGACCGCGCCGCCGTGAAGTACGACCGTGACGGCGACCAGCACTACGACGTGGCGAGCGCCCTGATCAAGTCGATCCGCGGATCCGACGTGGACGCCGCACTGCACTACCTGGCCCGGATGATCGAGGCGGGGGAGGACCCGCGCTTCATCGCCCGGCGGCTGATGATCTCCGCCAGCGAGGACATCGGGCTCGCCGACCCGACGGCGCTGCCCACGGCGGTGGCGGCGGCCCAGGCGGTCGCCATGATCGGTTTCCCCGAGGCGGCGCTCACCCTCAGCCATGCCACGATCGCGCTGGCGCTCGCCCCCAAGTCGAACGCGGCGACACTGGCGATCTCCGCCGCGCAGGACGACGTGCGCCGAGGACTCGCGGGCCCGGTCCCGGCCCATCTGCGCGACGGTCACTACAAGGGCGCCGCCAAGCTCGGCCACGCCCAGGGCTATGTCTACCCGCACGACGTCCCGGGCGGGATCGCCGCCCAGGAGTACGCCCCGGACGCCGTCCGCGGCAGGCGCTACTACGAACCCACGCGCTACGGCGCGGAAGCGCGCTACGCCGACGTGGCGGAGCGGGTCCGTGAGCGGCTCGGCCGCGGTGAGCAGAGCGGTCCCGAGTCCTCGTGA
- a CDS encoding RelA/SpoT family protein: MPDEAQPVAAPQPERPAAASATPGETQPDGPGTSGSAGERTQGPAQAPDPGSPGTPAPKPTPPPGTKPTPSSGAPSSGAQSVAEEKPAAEEKPAPQEKPASAPAAQKPPAPAPAVKPPARPSATPPAPPARSGGSSSRVRARLARLGVQRSSPYNPVLEPLLRTVRGNDPKIESATLRQIERAYQVAERWHRGQKRKSGDPYITHPLAVTTILAELGMDPATLMAGLLHDTVEDTEYGLDTLRKDFGDQVALLVDGVTKLDKVKFGEAAQAETVRKMVVAMAKDPRVLVIKLADRLHNMRTMRYLKREKQEKKARETLEIYAPLAHRLGMNTIKWELEDLAFAILYPKMYDEIVRLVAERAPKRDEYLAIVTDEVQADLRAARIKATVTGRPKHYYSVYQKMIVRGRDFAEIYDLVGIRVLVDTVRDCYAALGTVHARWNPVPGRFKDYIAMPKFNMYQSLHTTVIGPSGKPVELQIRTFDMHRRAEYGIAAHWKYKQEAVAGASKVRTDVPKHAGGRGQDTVNDMAWLRQLLDWQKETEDPSEFLESLRFDLSRNEVFVFTPKGDVIALPAGATSVDFAYAVHTEVGHRTIGARVNGRLVPLESTLDNGDLVEVFTSKAAGAGPSRDWLQFVKSPRARNKIRAWFSKERRDEAIEQGKDAIARAMRKQNLPIQRILTGDSLVTLAHEMRYPDISSLYAAIGEGHVAAAGVVQKLVQALGGEDAANEDLAESSPPSHGRGKRRAKADPGVVVKGVEDVWVKLARCCTPVPGDPIIGFVTRGSGVSVHRADCVNVDSLSQQPERILDVEWAPTQSSVFLVAIQVEALDRSRLLSDVTRVLSDQHVNILSAAVQTSRDRVATSRFTFEMGDPKHLGHVLKAVRGVEGVYDVYRVTSARRP, encoded by the coding sequence TTGCCAGACGAGGCCCAGCCAGTCGCCGCCCCGCAGCCCGAAAGGCCCGCGGCGGCCTCCGCCACGCCCGGGGAGACGCAGCCCGACGGTCCCGGCACCTCCGGTTCCGCGGGCGAGCGCACGCAGGGCCCTGCCCAGGCTCCGGACCCCGGGTCGCCCGGCACCCCGGCGCCGAAGCCGACACCGCCTCCCGGGACGAAGCCCACGCCGTCCTCCGGGGCGCCGTCCTCCGGAGCGCAGTCCGTGGCGGAGGAGAAGCCCGCGGCGGAGGAGAAGCCCGCGCCGCAGGAGAAGCCCGCCTCCGCCCCCGCGGCGCAGAAGCCCCCGGCCCCCGCTCCCGCGGTGAAGCCCCCGGCCAGGCCGTCCGCCACACCGCCGGCTCCGCCCGCGCGCTCCGGCGGTTCCTCCAGCCGTGTCCGGGCCCGCCTCGCCCGACTGGGTGTACAGCGCTCCAGCCCGTACAACCCGGTGCTCGAACCCCTTCTGCGCACGGTCCGCGGCAACGACCCCAAGATCGAGTCCGCCACCCTGCGCCAGATCGAGCGCGCCTACCAGGTCGCCGAGCGCTGGCACCGCGGTCAGAAGCGCAAGAGCGGCGATCCGTACATCACCCACCCGCTCGCCGTCACCACGATCCTCGCCGAGCTCGGCATGGACCCGGCGACACTGATGGCCGGGCTGCTCCACGACACGGTCGAGGACACCGAGTACGGCCTGGACACCCTGCGCAAGGACTTCGGCGACCAGGTCGCCCTCCTCGTCGACGGCGTCACCAAGCTCGACAAGGTCAAGTTCGGTGAGGCCGCCCAGGCCGAGACCGTGCGCAAGATGGTCGTCGCCATGGCCAAGGACCCCCGGGTCCTCGTCATCAAGCTCGCCGACCGCCTGCACAACATGCGCACCATGCGTTACCTCAAGCGGGAGAAGCAGGAGAAGAAGGCCCGCGAGACCCTCGAGATCTACGCGCCGCTGGCCCACCGCCTGGGCATGAACACCATCAAGTGGGAGCTGGAGGACCTCGCGTTCGCGATCCTCTACCCCAAGATGTACGACGAGATCGTCCGCCTCGTCGCCGAGCGCGCGCCCAAGCGTGACGAGTACCTCGCCATAGTGACCGACGAGGTGCAGGCCGACCTTCGCGCCGCCCGTATCAAGGCCACCGTGACCGGACGGCCGAAGCACTACTACAGCGTCTACCAGAAGATGATCGTGCGGGGCCGCGACTTCGCCGAGATCTACGACCTGGTGGGCATCAGGGTCCTCGTCGACACGGTCCGCGACTGCTACGCGGCGCTCGGCACCGTCCACGCCCGGTGGAATCCGGTGCCCGGGCGGTTCAAGGACTACATCGCGATGCCCAAGTTCAACATGTACCAGTCGCTGCACACCACGGTGATCGGTCCCAGCGGCAAGCCCGTCGAGCTCCAGATCCGCACCTTCGACATGCACCGCCGCGCCGAGTACGGCATCGCCGCGCACTGGAAGTACAAGCAGGAGGCCGTCGCGGGCGCCTCCAAGGTGCGCACCGACGTCCCCAAGCACGCGGGCGGCCGCGGCCAGGACACCGTCAACGACATGGCGTGGCTGCGCCAGCTCCTGGACTGGCAGAAGGAGACCGAGGACCCAAGCGAGTTCCTGGAGTCCCTGCGCTTCGACCTGTCGCGCAACGAGGTGTTCGTCTTCACGCCGAAGGGCGACGTGATAGCGCTGCCCGCCGGCGCGACGTCGGTCGACTTCGCGTACGCGGTCCACACGGAGGTCGGCCACCGGACCATAGGAGCCCGGGTCAACGGACGGCTCGTCCCTCTGGAGTCGACCCTCGACAACGGTGACCTGGTGGAGGTCTTCACCTCCAAGGCGGCGGGCGCCGGGCCTTCGCGCGACTGGCTCCAGTTCGTCAAGTCGCCCCGGGCGCGCAACAAGATCCGCGCCTGGTTCTCCAAGGAGCGGCGCGACGAGGCGATCGAGCAGGGCAAGGACGCCATCGCGCGGGCCATGCGCAAGCAGAACCTGCCCATCCAGCGGATCCTGACAGGCGACTCCCTGGTCACGCTGGCCCACGAGATGCGCTACCCCGACATCTCGTCGCTGTACGCGGCGATCGGTGAAGGGCATGTCGCAGCGGCGGGCGTCGTCCAGAAGCTCGTCCAGGCACTCGGCGGCGAGGACGCGGCCAACGAGGACCTGGCGGAGAGCTCCCCGCCCTCGCACGGGCGCGGCAAGCGCCGGGCCAAGGCCGACCCGGGTGTGGTCGTCAAGGGCGTGGAGGACGTCTGGGTCAAGCTGGCCCGCTGCTGCACCCCCGTGCCCGGCGATCCGATCATCGGATTCGTCACCCGGGGCAGCGGCGTCTCCGTGCACCGCGCGGACTGCGTCAACGTCGACTCGCTCTCGCAGCAGCCGGAGCGGATCCTCGACGTCGAGTGGGCGCCCACCCAGTCGTCCGTCTTCCTGGTGGCCATCCAGGTGGAGGCACTGGACCGCTCGCGGCTGCTCTCCGACGTCACCCGCGTCCTGTCCGACCAGCACGTGAACATCCTGTCGGCGGCCGTGCAGACCTCCCGCGACCGTGTGGCCACCTCGCGGTTCACCTTCGAGATGGGGGACCCCAAGCACCTGGGCCACGTCCTGAAGGCCGTACGCGGCGTGGAGGGCGTCTACGACGTCTACCGGGTCACCTCGGCACGGCGTCCCTGA
- a CDS encoding vitamin K epoxide reductase family protein translates to MTMAAVDHPSSQQEEDDGAKTFGGSRALALLLVITGAAGLLAAWVITIDKFKLLEDPSFTPGCSLNPVVACGNIMKSEQASAFGFPNPMLGIATYSVVIGIGMALLAGARFRAWYWLGLNAGTLFGVGFCTWLQYQSLYNINSLCLWCCLAWVATIFMFCYVTTHNIKHGILPAPAWLRNTLTEFHWVPPVLWIGIIGMLILTRWWDFWTS, encoded by the coding sequence ATGACGATGGCAGCGGTAGACCACCCCTCCTCACAGCAGGAAGAGGACGACGGCGCGAAGACCTTCGGCGGCAGTCGCGCGCTCGCACTGCTGCTGGTGATCACGGGAGCGGCCGGGCTGCTCGCCGCCTGGGTGATCACGATCGACAAGTTCAAGCTGCTCGAGGACCCGAGCTTCACCCCGGGCTGCAGCCTGAACCCGGTGGTCGCGTGCGGCAACATCATGAAGAGCGAGCAGGCGTCCGCCTTCGGCTTCCCCAACCCGATGCTCGGCATCGCCACCTACTCGGTGGTCATCGGCATCGGCATGGCACTCCTCGCCGGTGCCCGCTTCCGTGCCTGGTACTGGCTGGGCCTCAACGCGGGCACGCTGTTCGGCGTCGGGTTCTGCACCTGGCTGCAGTACCAGTCGCTGTACAACATCAATTCGCTGTGCCTGTGGTGCTGCCTGGCCTGGGTCGCCACGATCTTCATGTTCTGCTACGTCACCACGCACAACATCAAGCACGGCATCCTGCCCGCCCCCGCCTGGCTGCGGAACACGCTCACCGAGTTCCACTGGGTGCCGCCGGTGCTCTGGATCGGGATCATCGGCATGCTGATCCTGACCCGCTGGTGGGACTTCTGGACCAGCTGA